A single window of Argopecten irradians isolate NY unplaced genomic scaffold, Ai_NY scaffold_0241, whole genome shotgun sequence DNA harbors:
- the LOC138312194 gene encoding uncharacterized protein, with translation MSSLFYHGYSVLGRIVSDMTTEGILTQEEYLATNLHVFYGRNEDDFREPFTSGLPDIKKLGLELVSIKLTTRHYNTRTLDVIDKDLVNQIYMYTTDKLKYSQMMVAMVFPWLHHVVYGGLSNSRSEKEKEQIITQYFDRLQTYTYNHSDFIPYIFFTEVVIKRNKK, from the exons ATGTCATCTTTGTTTTATCATGGGTATTCTGTTTTGGGCCGCATCGTGTCTGATATGACCACAGAAGGAATCCTCACACAG gAGGAATATCTGGCAACTAACCTCCATGTCTTTTATGGGAGAAACGAAGATGATTTTAGGGAGCCATTTACAAGTGGACTACCGGACATAAAGAAACTCGGACTGGAATTGGTGTCTATTAAATTAACCACACGGCATTACAATACTCGTACGTTAGACGTTATTGACAAAGATCTGGTAAACCAAATCTACATGT ATACCACAGACAAGCTGAAATATTCCCAGATGATGGTTGCTATGGTGTTTCCATGGTTGCATCATGTTGTATACGGAGGATTGTCAAATTCAAGGTCCGAGAAGGAAAAAGAACAAATCATCACCCAATACTTTGACAGATTACAAACATACACCTACAATCATTCTGACTTCATACCGTACATTTTCTTTACAGAGGTAGTgatcaaaagaaacaaaaaatag